The Deltaproteobacteria bacterium DNA window AACTCCGCACATGCCCCTGACGGTTGCGGATCGCCTCATCAAGGGGTGTCCGCCCGTCTTCGTTTTTCGCACGTGGATTCGCCCCCGCATCGAGGAGCGCGCGGATCGCCTCCACCGCGCCGCGAAACGCGGCTTTATGCAGCGGCGTGTTGCCCCACCGGTCGCGCGCATCCGCATCGGCCCCGCGCCGCACGAGCTCGGCGCACGCCGCCGCGCGCCCCATAAGCGCCGCGAAGTGCAGCGCCGTCTGCCCCGCGCGGTCCGTCGCGAAAACGTCCACCGGCGATTCCATCACGGTCGCGGCTACGTCGTCGTGAAACCACGCCGATTCGAGGTGAATCAGCGCGGGCTCGTCGCCCGCCGGAAGATTCGGATCATCCCCCGATGCGAGACACTCGCGCACGCGCGCCACGTCGCCGGCCCGCGCCGCGTCGTGAAGCGAGAGCTCGCCCATTGTCGCTCCCGCGTTCCGCAGCGATGCGGCGATGTCGTCTCGCCGGTGCGCGATCGCGAGATAGAGCGGCGTATGCCCCGCCGGCGTCCGTGCGTTCACATTCGCCCCGGCGTCCAGTAACCGTCGCACGGCCTCTAGGCGGCCCATCATCGCCGCGTGATGCAGCGGCGTTCGCCCGGCGCGGTCCACCGCATTCCCCATCGCGCCCGCCGAGAGCGCCGCGTCGATCACCTCGACCGCGCCGCGCGCCGCCGCGCCGTGAAGCACCGACGCCCCGAAGGGATCGGTCGCGTCCACGCGCGCGCCCGCCTCGATCAGACGGCGCACGAGGTCCGCCCGTCCCGCGAATGCCGCGCGGTGAATCGGCGCTTGCCCCCGCCCGTCGGCCTCGTTCGGGTCCGCGCCGAGACGAATCAGCGTATCGACGCCTTCGGTGAATCCGGCCTCGATCGCGGCCGTCAGGGGCGTGCGCCCGCGCTCGTCCACGTCGTCGAGATCGTGACGGGCGAGCGCGCCGAGCGCAGCCGCGTCGCGTCGCGCAAGGATATCGAAGATGTCGCGTAGGACCGTCACGACGCACCGGCCCGCATTCGGAATTCGCCTAGTCCGCGAGCAGCCAGGAGAATGTGCCGGGTAGACGGCGACGCCAGTCGATCTCGTGGTGCTGACCGTCGGGCTCGAGCACCAAACGCACTTCGTGGTCGGCGTAGCCCAGATTCTTGAGGTGCCAGTAGAAGTCGCGCGTCATGTTGCCGTAGTCGAGAAAGACCCCGGCGTATTGCACCATCTCGTGCTCACCGGCTTCGAGCGTGATCTTCGTCCAGCGCTGCGCGTAACGGTTCCAGGCGGAGAACATGCCCGCCTGCGACCACATCAGCGACGGCGAAATACCGCCGATGCGGCCGAAGACGTCGGGACGCATCCAGCCCATGTACACCGACATCAATCCGCCCAGGCTCGCGCCCGCGACCGCCGTGTCCTGCGGCTCGGGCAGCGTGCGGTAGGTGCGGACGATGAACGGCTTGACGTGGTTCACCAGAAAATCGGCATAGAGATGCCCGCGCGCCTGCACGCCGACGGCGAGGTCGTCCCACGGCGTGTACTGCTCGAAACGCGTCGGGCTGTGATCGATCGCCACGATGATCCACGGCCGGATGACGCCGCTGTGCGCGAGGTCTTCCATCACGTCGTTGGCGCACCAAGTGTGAAACGTCGCCGATTCGGGATGATTGAAGACGTTCTGCCCGTCGTGCATGTAGAGCACGGGAAAACGCCGGTCGGGCTCGTAGTCGTAGGCGACGGGCGTGAAGATGCGCAGCACCCGGTTTTCCTGTTCGGGGTACGAATAAAAGTCCCGGATGATGTGGATGTAGCCCATCGGCCCTTCCTGACGCGCGCGGGGTTTGTGCGTCT harbors:
- a CDS encoding ankyrin repeat domain-containing protein; its protein translation is MTVLRDIFDILARRDAAALGALARHDLDDVDERGRTPLTAAIEAGFTEGVDTLIRLGADPNEADGRGQAPIHRAAFAGRADLVRRLIEAGARVDATDPFGASVLHGAAARGAVEVIDAALSAGAMGNAVDRAGRTPLHHAAMMGRLEAVRRLLDAGANVNARTPAGHTPLYLAIAHRRDDIAASLRNAGATMGELSLHDAARAGDVARVRECLASGDDPNLPAGDEPALIHLESAWFHDDVAATVMESPVDVFATDRAGQTALHFAALMGRAAACAELVRRGADADARDRWGNTPLHKAAFRGAVEAIRALLDAGANPRAKNEDGRTPLDEAIRNRQGHVRSLLEAD
- a CDS encoding alpha/beta hydrolase gives rise to the protein MGYIHIIRDFYSYPEQENRVLRIFTPVAYDYEPDRRFPVLYMHDGQNVFNHPESATFHTWCANDVMEDLAHSGVIRPWIIVAIDHSPTRFEQYTPWDDLAVGVQARGHLYADFLVNHVKPFIVRTYRTLPEPQDTAVAGASLGGLMSVYMGWMRPDVFGRIGGISPSLMWSQAGMFSAWNRYAQRWTKITLEAGEHEMVQYAGVFLDYGNMTRDFYWHLKNLGYADHEVRLVLEPDGQHHEIDWRRRLPGTFSWLLAD